The genomic region AGCCAATTTTATTTTTAACTTCAGCCAAAGTTTCAGTATCCAAATGACCGATTAACTTTACTGAAGCCTTTGGCACCACCGTTAAATGATCTGTGACCACTTTCGATGGCTTTCTAAGGCCTGCTTCCAGCCATTTCTTAATATTTACTTCCCAGTGATTTCTAGCCGTACTGCCTGATATTTTTGCTACAACCAAGTCCAGTCTGGTGGTATTATGTTCAAGTGCACTCAACACCACTGCGGGCCTGGTTTTTCCTCCCGGCTTATCACTATATAGCATATCTTTTACAGTTACTACATCTCCCGGTGCAAATACACCTTTTCCACTAACTTTCTGCTTCTTCCCATTTTCTTTTAAAATACTCATCGTCTTCTTCGGTGTAACCGTCATCCTCTTCATAGAATCCAGTGGCCTCATGAAAGACCACCTTCTTCCCTGCCAGTTCCGGCCACAGCCGGCACATAATCCGGTTGAACAGCCAGTTCTGATCTTCCCAAGTTAATTCCGAAATTTGACGATCTAATTCTTCCCTTGTTCTTGTCATTCCTAATTTCTCCTTTCATATCCCGGCACGCTCCTTTCTAGATATAAAGCGCCCGGGGTGTCCCGCAGGCGCTGTTTTACAACGCCCACGGGGCAGAAAAAACGAAAAAAAGACACACTAACAGAACAAGCCGTCTTTCTACGCTTGTTTTATCTGCCAAAGTGTCTTTCTCAATCTTATAAATACCTTCTATTTACTTTTCCTTTTAGCTTGCGCTAAAAATTACCTTTCAAAAGCTCATAGTTTATATACTTTCAACATCTTACCTAAGGTAAAAAACTTTCCTTAGGCCACAACTTTTCAGGATAGGTTGTTCCTATCAGATGAAGGTGAAAAAAGTCATACTACACCTATCCTCAAACGGGACCTTTCTCGTAACACCGCCTGGAGCAGCCCGCCCTTCCAGTGTTTGCGGTGCTTAGGGCAGCTTGTTTTAACGGTCCTGCCTTAGGTGCATACCCCGTCGAGAGCCCACCTCGCCTGCACCAACCTGTTAAAGGTTTTCAGTCCCGAGACCTGTTCTAGCCGGTCCCTGCCAGGTTTTGCTTTGCTCATCGCCACACAAAACCATGTTGCCCATCCTATCGTGCGGGTCATGACGTCCGGTTTTGCTCTTCGCCACCCCGGATTTCACAGCTTGCTCTTCGCCTCACTGTGCGCTCCTAAGGATTCCCTTTGCTCTTCGCCACAGTCTTTCCTTAGGCCGAAAGTTCTCAACCCAATTTTTGCTCTTCGCCTAAAATCAGGTTCCAGTACTTCCAACTGTTTTAAGCTGGGTTCGCTTAAAAGAGAACTTTTTGAAAATAGGTTTATTTTGTACTTGATTTTAATATAATTTCATTTTCTTATTATTGTCAAGTGTTTTCTTTGGCCTCTGACAAATCATACACTTTGTTGTTTTGGGATAGCTTTGCCAGGAAGAATTGAATCTGGTCTTTAATTCCTAGTTCATCGGCTATTTTGCTGTCGTAAAGTATGATCTTATCAACCACCTTATCTCTGAACAAACTTTGCACCCCTTCATGCACAGCCCTTTCTACTATATCCTCAAAAAACAGCAGGTTATTGGGGATGTTTTTTATTCCTTCATTGGCCGCGTAAATATTTCTTCTGGCTATGGCGATACGCTCATCAAAGCTGGAGGTGTAGGGCAATTTTTGGTAGGGTATCCCTGCCTCCTGTAGGGCAAAAATGCCGCCGGTATCGACGATGTAAATGCTGTCAAATACCTGATTCCATTTACTATCTACAGCTGTGTTGCGGCAAAATAACCCCCGGCTGATACCTTCTTCTAATAATCTGAATGTTTCTGTATAGCTCAAACCTGTTAATCTAGTTAGCTGTCCTGCCGTTAATACCTGGAATTTGTTTAAGGTGATCAGCAGTTGTAAATGCATTTCATTCAAAAGCCAGGCTCGGAAAAAGCCGGCTATGGTTTCAGGATAACAGTACCCTGAAATTTCTGGTTTTTCATCTTCAGCTAACTTAAGCCCCAGATTGTACCGTTCTCCTTTGACGTCGTGTATCTTTGAGCAGATATACCATGTTTCGTATTTGTTTCTTAAATGCACTTTTACCCACCTCGTCTTAAAATAAAAGCATCCTTTCATGTAAAGGGGTTCCGTCATTATCTAATAATCGCATGTCAGAGGTGATTTGTTTGGTTTGTTTGGTTCCAGCCATTATTGTTTTTGCTTCATCGTCTGTTGGGAAAATTATTAATTGTGCATCCGGGTGTGGTTTTTCTCCTCGCCTGGGAGCATCAATAATCATTTTTGACAGTTCCTTGGTTGCCCGGTTGATATAGCTCATTTCCGCCATTACCGGAGTATCTTTGCTTCTGATAAGCCGCCAGCCAAAGCCCGGTACTTCTTTTTTAGCTAAAGCGTAAAAAAGACTTAAAGTAGCCAAACGGCATGCTTCATTAGGATCCTTGGGAGGCCTGGAATCCATGGTCATATAAATCTTAAAAATGGCATTGTTTCCTGATACACTAATCCAGCGGATCAATCCTGCATACCAGAGGCTGTTAATTGACTTATTAACTGCATATCTGTTTTCTTTTATAAGGTTTGCTAAAGACAGGCTCAATAAAAATTCCGCCTCCTCCATATACTGCAGCACTTCAAAAGCACGTCCACCGAAGTCCTGGGATATTATTTCCACCGGCAGCCGGGACATGCTTACGGCTGTGCCGTAAGCAAAGGCGCTGTCCCGGGGTCTGGCTTCTTTTTTCTTTGTATCCTGCATTTTAGTTCTCCTTTCCTAATTTACTTGTACACGCCGGTGCTTATCTTTTCTCCCCTGCTGTTGCTGGCTTGTTTGCTGCGCCGTTTCCGGGAAAATAATTTTTGGCGACGGCGTTGCAGTGTTTTCTTAGGATCCCATTCCACCAGGTGCAGTTTTCTTTCTTTTACATCAAAGGCTGCTACTTGGAATTCAAGTTTGTCACCCACTGCAAATGTATCCTTGGCCCGGTATGGGGCAATACCTATCAGACCAGGTTTTACTGCCACAAAAGTTGTGGTATCTCTGGTACCCACGATGGTTCCAACCACCACTTCTCCTCTTTCAAACTGCCATTTAGCCCAGGGATCAATTGGTTCTACGGTAATGGTTTTTTCTTGTTTGTCGACGCCTGTCACTATTACATTGACTACGCTTCCCATTCGGTACTGCACGTCCAGCGGTACGCCATCGGACAGCCGTGCCTTTTCAATGGGCAGTTTGACAATAACTCCTCCGCCGATATCCAGCAGGACACTGCGCTCCCCTACCGCCTTAACCACTGAACTGATTTCTTCTCCTTCTGTTACTTGGTTTATCAGTTTGTTTAAAGCAATATTTACTGCTTCTTTGCGGCTGGCTGCCACCAGGTTTTCTTTCCTGTTTACTGCGATTACTTTGACAGAGATAGGTTGTCCAATGAAGGTTTTCATAGATGTCTTGTCCGGCAGTCCTGATTCATCAGCCGGAACTAAACCGGTAATACCCGGTGCGTTATCAAATTCAATCTCCCAGGTTTCTCCCTGTCCGTTGATGTGGCGTACCCGAACCACTCTTGCTGTGATTATAGTGCCGTAAGTTTTAGCTTCGTAGATGGGACCCCATACGTCAAGTTCTCTTAATTCCAGTCCTTCAGGAGCCAGTTTAAAGTTTTGCATATTTGACCACCCTTTCGTTTTTGAATTTTAAAAATAGATCCCGGAACAACCGGGATCTCATTACCAAGGAACGTTATTTTTCTTTGGAGTATCTTTTGTATCAACAATAAAGTCTTCAATATCGCTGCCGGGATGATCTGTTCTAACTGTTTCTCCAGCATTTTCTTGTTTTTGTTGATCATCCAAAGCAGCTGTCTGTGTTGTTGTAGCTACTTGACAGCTATATTGGTCATGTTGCCTATTTTGTTGATTAAAACTTACCTTTTCAGCAGTTTTCTTTTGGGAGAATAATAATGGTTCTGAGAACGAATTTGTTTGTTTCTCATCAAAGGAATTTTCTCCGTCAACGTCCGGTTTGCTGACATTAAAATTCCTGGCCGGTATAAATTCGTTAACTGGCAGCATACCGCATGAAATAATTTCTTTAGCTTGTGGCAGTTCTGTCCAGCCAATTTTTCTTAGAAAGGCCGGATAGCTCCACTGTAAAAGGGCAATGCAGTCTTTGGGACCAATCCTTAGTATTTCGCTCACGGTCATTAATGGCCGTTCTATTATCGTTCGTGTTTTCTTCTTTAACTCAAAGACATGTTTTATTGGGACTGTTGTATCTTCACTGGTATGCTCGGCTTCCACTGCTGCGCTGCCAAGTTTTTCGCTGAACATTTTGGCCAGTTCACTGTCTGCCGGGGCTATACCTATCAGCATTACTGTCGGGCAGTTGCCCAGGATGGTTTTTGCTTCTTGGACACCGTAGACGTATTCCAACTGGGAAGGGGTTTGCAGGATCATTTGTATGTGAATCCCTTTACTCCTGGCAGTTGAAATAATTTCCGGCAGGCCCGGTATCATACCGACATTGGCCATTTCATCCCAAATGTTGCGGACTTTGACCGGCAGTGTTTGTCCGGGACTATTAAATGCCAATTTATCCAGTCTTTTAAAGAGGAATTTATAGAATATGGATAAAATTGGCCTTAAATAGACGCCTTCGCCGCTGGTAGGAATGATCAGGAATAGAGCTGTTTTCTTCTTGCCAATCTCATCAAGTTTTATTTCTTGTTCTGAAAGTAGTGCGGCCAGTGGGTCGGTGGTCAGGTTTTTTAATACTGCAGTGAGGTTTGATTGGGCATATCCATAGTTTTCTTTTACGACACCGCGCCAGCGTTCATAGATGGTGGAGCTGATTTTCCCGGCTTTATATGCGTCTCTGAAACGAACCTCTAGTTTTTCTGCCGGCCAGGCAGATAAGGTCATAATGGATCGCATATGCTGCTGTTCTATGGGAAAGTCGCCTTTCAGGAGGCCGATGAAGGCCTCCATTAGTTCCATAGCTTTTAACATGAAATATGATTTACTGTCGCTGGCGGCATTTCGGGATAAGGTATCTACCATTTCTGATATTTCAGCATCGTTCTCACATTCAAGAACAGGGTTCCAGCGGTGGCTGTGTTCTGGTGTCATAAAGTTTAACGCCCATACATTTTCGTATCCCTTCTTTTTAAGCCATTTGGCAAAGGTTGTAAATAGTTCTCCTTTGGGGTCAATGACTACCAGGGATTGTCCCTCGGCGGCGGCTGCCACAATATTGCTGGAAACAAAGCTGAAGGATTTACCTGATCCAGTTCCGCCGTAGGCAATGCAGTGAGGCGCCGTTTTGGGTGTGTTTTTCAGTACTGTAGGCATTTTTTCAAAATTAACCCGGACAATTTTCCCTTCCAGTTCGCCAATCAGGTTGCCGCCGGGAAATTTTATTTTATTTCCCGGGTTGTTTTCCGGTGACACCGGCGGCCCGAATTCACAGAAGCTTTTAAGGTCTTTTAATGACGCCCATCGTGATGTACCATAGGCTGAGTTGTTAACGATTTTAAGGCCGTGTATCATGTTAGAGTTGTTTTTGTTTTGTTTGTGTTTTCTCAGAAATATTACTCCTGCTGCCACAGGGATTGTTAAAAATAAATTTAACCACCGCCAGATGTTCCGCACGTCCGGGTGGATTAATTCTCCATCCGGTTTTTTTAGCCAAGCTAATCCCGTTTGCACAGGGTGTTCTAAAACATATGGCATCATTTTACTGTGAGCTTTGGCTGCCGCTATTTCTTCCGGTGAAGCCAGAACATTAAAGGCCTTCATACTCCAGCTGATATCATGGATGAAAGCCGCCAGGCTGCCTATGGCCCACACGTCTGCGATATAGAGAAGAGGTATGGCCACCGGCAGCCCGGCTGTGATGAGTACGGCTTTTTTATGTTTCTTTACCCAGGGCGGCAGTTCTATGTCACGGGCAGCTTTGATTGTTTTTAAGGCAGGCTTAAGTTTATCCGGCAGTCTCAATCACGGCACCTTCTTTCTGGCGTGTAATGTCGTAAGGCACAATTCTCATGGCCAGTTGGTTGTCTACGCCCAGGGCGTCTAAAACCTCCCTGCGGACGTAGACGTAGCCTATTTCTCCCAGTTCATTCAAGTTTTCGCTGAAACGAATGCAAGCCTCGTATTCTTTGTTGATTTTCAAAGAGGTAATATATCCGCCCGGGG from Desulfotomaculum nigrificans DSM 574 harbors:
- a CDS encoding type II toxin-antitoxin system PemK/MazF family toxin is translated as MSILKENGKKQKVSGKGVFAPGDVVTVKDMLYSDKPGGKTRPAVVLSALEHNTTRLDLVVAKISGSTARNHWEVNIKKWLEAGLRKPSKVVTDHLTVVPKASVKLIGHLDTETLAEVKNKIGLLLGY
- a CDS encoding VirD4-like conjugal transfer protein, CD1115 family — translated: MRLPDKLKPALKTIKAARDIELPPWVKKHKKAVLITAGLPVAIPLLYIADVWAIGSLAAFIHDISWSMKAFNVLASPEEIAAAKAHSKMMPYVLEHPVQTGLAWLKKPDGELIHPDVRNIWRWLNLFLTIPVAAGVIFLRKHKQNKNNSNMIHGLKIVNNSAYGTSRWASLKDLKSFCEFGPPVSPENNPGNKIKFPGGNLIGELEGKIVRVNFEKMPTVLKNTPKTAPHCIAYGGTGSGKSFSFVSSNIVAAAAEGQSLVVIDPKGELFTTFAKWLKKKGYENVWALNFMTPEHSHRWNPVLECENDAEISEMVDTLSRNAASDSKSYFMLKAMELMEAFIGLLKGDFPIEQQHMRSIMTLSAWPAEKLEVRFRDAYKAGKISSTIYERWRGVVKENYGYAQSNLTAVLKNLTTDPLAALLSEQEIKLDEIGKKKTALFLIIPTSGEGVYLRPILSIFYKFLFKRLDKLAFNSPGQTLPVKVRNIWDEMANVGMIPGLPEIISTARSKGIHIQMILQTPSQLEYVYGVQEAKTILGNCPTVMLIGIAPADSELAKMFSEKLGSAAVEAEHTSEDTTVPIKHVFELKKKTRTIIERPLMTVSEILRIGPKDCIALLQWSYPAFLRKIGWTELPQAKEIISCGMLPVNEFIPARNFNVSKPDVDGENSFDEKQTNSFSEPLLFSQKKTAEKVSFNQQNRQHDQYSCQVATTTQTAALDDQQKQENAGETVRTDHPGSDIEDFIVDTKDTPKKNNVPW